In Sphaeramia orbicularis chromosome 5, fSphaOr1.1, whole genome shotgun sequence, a genomic segment contains:
- the gmppb gene encoding LOW QUALITY PROTEIN: mannose-1-phosphate guanylyltransferase catalytic subunit beta (The sequence of the model RefSeq protein was modified relative to this genomic sequence to represent the inferred CDS: inserted 2 bases in 2 codons; deleted 2 bases in 2 codons): MKALILVGGYGTRLRPLTLSVPKPLVEFCNKPILLHQVEALVKAGVDHVVLAVSYMSELLEREMRIQEQRLGIRISLSHEKEPLGTAGPLALARDLLNVDSEPFFVLNSDVICDFPFKDLLQFHRNHGNEGTIVVRQMMVTRVEEPSKYGVVVFEADSGRIHRFVEKPQVXVSNKINAGMYIFNPSMLRRIQVSTTSIEKEVFPVMAGEGHLYAMELQGFWMDIGQPKDFLTGMCMYLQSLRQHTPDRLRTGPGFLGNVLVDPTAQIGENCTIGPNVSIGAGVVVEDGVRXKRCTVLKGARVRSHSWLESCIVGWSSSVGQWVRMENVTVLGEDVIVNDELYLNGANVLPHKSINESVPEPRIIM; encoded by the exons ATGAAAGCGTTGATTCTGGTGGGGGGTTATGGGACCCGGCTGAGACCGCTT ACTCTGAGTGTCCCCAAACCACTGGTGGAGTTCTGCAACAAACCCATCCTT CTGCACCAGGTGGAGGCGCTGGTTAAG GCCGGTGTGGACCATGTGGTTCTGGCAGTGAGTTACATGTCAGAGCTGCTGGAGAGAGAGATGAGAATCCAGGAGCAGAGA TTGGGGATTCGGATCTCTCTGTCTCATGAGAAGGAGCCTCTGGGGACAG ctgGACCGCTGGCGTTGGCTCGGGACCTCCTGAATGTTGACAGTGAACCGTTCTTCGTTCTTAACTCTGATGTCATCTGCGACTTCCCCTTCAAAGACCTGCTTCAGTTTCACCGAAACCACGGCAACGAGGGAACCATTGTGGTGAGACAGATGAT ggTGACACGGGTGGAGGAACCATCTAAATACGGCGTAGTGGTGTTTGAGGCTGACAGTGGACGCATTCATCGCTTTGTAGAGAAACCTCAGG TCGTCTCCAACAAGATCAATGCTGGCATGTACATCTTCAATCCCAGCATGCTCCGCAGGATCCAGGTCAGT ACCACATCTATAGAGAAGGAGGTGTTTCCTGTCATGGCGGGGGAGGGGCATCTGTACGCCATGGAGCTACAGG gTTTCTGGATGGACATCGGTCAGCCCAAAGACTTCCTCACAGGTATGTGTATGTATCTTCAGTCGCTACGGCAACACACACCTGACAGGCTACGCACAGGACCAGGTTTCCTTGGCAACGTTCTAGTG GACCCAACGGCTCAGATAGGTGAGAACTGCACCATCGGTCCAAATGTGAGCATCGGCGCTGGCGTGGTTGTGGAGGACGGTGTGA ATAAACGCTGCACGGTTCTGAAAGGAGCACGAGTTCGATCCCACTCCTGGTTAGAGAGTTGCATCGTGGGATGGAGCTCCTCTGTGGGCCAGTGG GTCCGTATGGAGAATGTGACGGTGTTGGGGGAGGACGTGATCGTTAATGATGAGCTTTACCTCAATGGCGCCAATGTCCTGCCTCATAAATCCATCAACGAGTCTGTACCAGAACCACGGATCATCATGTAG